A segment of the Bacteroidales bacterium WCE2008 genome:
ACGAAGGTCTTGCTATGGTTGAACTCGCCCTCGCGCTCGTAGATGCGGATGCCCGCGTCCAGGCATTCCCCGAAGAAGGAACGGTTGGCCGGGCCCATCAGGAAAGTGTCCACCTTAGCAGGGACCATGAGACGCACGTCGACACCGCTGAGCGCCGCCATCTTCATCGCCTCGAGCACGGAATGCGGAGGCACGAAGTACGGGGTCTGGAGGTAGATATATTCCTTGGCATTGGCAAACACCCACTCGTAGCTCATCTTGATTATGGGCCAGACCGCGTCAGGTTCGTCGGCGACTACCTGGACAGCCTTGTTCTTGAAGATGCGGCCGCCGGTCGGGAAAAGACCGACAGAAGGAGCATGGATCTGCGGATAGTACTCGGGGAGAAGTCTGTCGATGGAACCTCCTGAAGTCAGCCACGAGTCCATGAAGATGCTCTGGAGCATCGCAACGGCGTCTCCGGTCAGACGCAGATGAGTATCCCTCCACTTGAAGAAATAATGGTTGTTTATGTTCATTCCCCCGGTGTAGCCGATACGGCCGTCGATGACGACGATCTTCCGGTGGTTGCGGGAGTTGATCGTAGCGATGGAGTTGAGAATGTGCAGAAGAGGCTGGTGGAAACGGACGACTTCGACGCCGGCTTTGCGCATCTCGTAATAGTAGCGGCCCGGAATCGGGAAATTGCCGATCGCTTCATAGAGGAAGCGGACCTTGACTCCCTGGCTGGCCTTCTGCATGAGGATTTCCCGGATGGCGCGGCTGCCCTCGTCGTTGCCGAAATGGAAATACTCCATATGGATATATTCCTTCGCTGTCAGCAGGTCCTCGAGCAGAAGTTCGAGCTTGCGGCGGCCGCTGGTCATGATCTCGAGAGCGTTGCCGGTCGTCAGTCGGGTGTAGTTGCGCGAAAGCATCCTGGAGAACGGTCTGTATTCTTCCCTGATGCTGCTCAGGTCGGTATCGGTATCGAGGAAGGCTTCGAGCTGCGGGGTCGTCTGGGACTTGATAAGGGCGTCGGAGCGGCGGTGTCGGAAATTAAAGATATAATGCGACCGCCAGTTGATTCCGATAAGTATGTAGAGGATAAGTCCTACGAACGGGAGCACCGTTATGACCAGAAGCCATGCCACCTTCCTGCCGCTGTCTCCGTCGTCTAAAAGAATGACAAGGACCACTCCTAGCAAAAGCAGTCCGAACAGAATCGACAATGAGACGGTCAAGATCATATATCACAAATATAAATAAACAAGGCAATAATTGCAATTTTTTCTAAAAAAGTTATTGTTATTCGATAAATATTTATAAATTTGCGATAAACAAACTCGTTATATTATGATATCAGCATGGTGGGCCGGGCTTAGCCTGGCGATGAAAGTTCTATGGGGAATAACACTTACCGCTTCCCTCATCTTTGTGATTCAGACAATCGCTACCTTCATTGGTGCGGATGCCGACACTGATTTCGACATCCCTGACGGGGATCTCGATACTGGCATTACGGAATCCATGGATCCGGGAATGAACCTTCTGACATTCCGCAATTTTGTCAATTTCTTCCTCGGCTTCGGATGGTCTGCCATCCTGCTCAAGGACAGCATCCAGTCAAAAGGAGTGCTCCTTCTGGTAGCAATTCTGATCGGCGTCGCTCTCGTAGCGATGGTGATGTACCTCTTCAAACTGCTTAACGGCATGCAGCAGAGCGGAAACATCAATATCTACCGCAGCGCTGCCGGCTGCCAGGGCACCGTCTATCTGACTATCCCGGGAGAGCGCAAGGGAGAAGGCAAGGTGCAGATAAGCATCAACGGGGCCATCCGCGAGTACAACGCCCTGACCGACGGGGACGAGATCAAGACCGGAACTCCGATCAAGGTCCTCGAAGCTGTCAATGACAGCACTCTTTTAGTAGAAGAATTAACCTCTTTAATAATATAATACCATGACACTATCCTTGCTCCTTATCATCGTAGCAGTATTGTTCGTAACCTTCACTGCAATACTGCACCGCTACAAACGTTGTCCATCAGACAAGATTCTCGTAATATACGGTAAGACCGGAAAGAACAAGGAAGGAAGCATTTCTTCCGCAAGATGTATTCACGGAGGCGCCTCCTTCATCTGGCCTGTATTCCAGAGCTATGCATTCCTCGATCTTACCCCTATCTCAATCGAGTGCAACCTTACCAACGCGCTTTCTAAGCAGAATATCCGCGTTGACGTTCCTTGCCGCTTCACCGTCGGTATCTCCACCGATCCTGACAGCATGACCAACGCCGCAGAGCGACTTCTCGGTCTCTCTATCGAGAATATCCAGAACATCGCCACCGATATCCTCTTCGGTCAGCTCCGTCTGGTCATCGCTACAATGGATATCGAGGAAATCAACGCCGACCGCGACAAGTTCCTCGCCAACGTCAGCACCAATGTGGAGGCCGAACTCCGCAAGATCGGTCTTAAGCTTATCAACGTCAACGTAACCGATATCCGTGACGAGTCAGGCTATATCGAGGCTCTCGGTAAGGAGGCTGCCGCCAAGGCTATCAATGACGCCAAGAAGAGCGTTGCAGAGCAGAACAGATTCGGTGAGATCGGTAAAGCCGAGGCCGACAGGGACAAGGATATCCGTATCGCCGAGACTTCCCGAGACACCCGTATCAAGACCGCCGAGGCCAACGCCCTCGCAGTCGAAGGAGAGAACAACTCCAAGATCACAATCGCCAACTCTGACGCACTCCGCAGGGAGAAAGAGGCAGAAGCAGCACGCATCGCCGTGGCAGCCGAGAAAGTCCAGGCTGCAAAAGCCCTCGAGGAGGCCTACAAGTCCGAGCGTGACGCCGAGCTTGCCCGTGCCGAAAGAGAAAAAGCTACCCAGCAGGCCAACATCGTCGTTCCTGCCCAGATCGACAAGGAGAAGGCTATCATCGACGCCGAAGCCGAGGCAGAGAAGATCCGCCGTATGGCAAAAGGTGAGGCTGACGCCATCTTCGCCAAGATGGATGCCCAGGCCCGCGGTACTCTCGAAGTGCTCTCAAAGCAGGCTGAAGGTTTCAACCAGCTCGTTAACGCTGCCGCAG
Coding sequences within it:
- a CDS encoding cardiolipin synthase — protein: MILTVSLSILFGLLLLGVVLVILLDDGDSGRKVAWLLVITVLPFVGLILYILIGINWRSHYIFNFRHRRSDALIKSQTTPQLEAFLDTDTDLSSIREEYRPFSRMLSRNYTRLTTGNALEIMTSGRRKLELLLEDLLTAKEYIHMEYFHFGNDEGSRAIREILMQKASQGVKVRFLYEAIGNFPIPGRYYYEMRKAGVEVVRFHQPLLHILNSIATINSRNHRKIVVIDGRIGYTGGMNINNHYFFKWRDTHLRLTGDAVAMLQSIFMDSWLTSGGSIDRLLPEYYPQIHAPSVGLFPTGGRIFKNKAVQVVADEPDAVWPIIKMSYEWVFANAKEYIYLQTPYFVPPHSVLEAMKMAALSGVDVRLMVPAKVDTFLMGPANRSFFGECLDAGIRIYEREGEFNHSKTFVADDYLSQIGSANMDNRSFDINYEVNSYIFDEEVALYNKGIFLKELENCREVTLEIWGKRRWYNLLAEKIMRLFAPVL
- a CDS encoding flotillin, which gives rise to MTLSLLLIIVAVLFVTFTAILHRYKRCPSDKILVIYGKTGKNKEGSISSARCIHGGASFIWPVFQSYAFLDLTPISIECNLTNALSKQNIRVDVPCRFTVGISTDPDSMTNAAERLLGLSIENIQNIATDILFGQLRLVIATMDIEEINADRDKFLANVSTNVEAELRKIGLKLINVNVTDIRDESGYIEALGKEAAAKAINDAKKSVAEQNRFGEIGKAEADRDKDIRIAETSRDTRIKTAEANALAVEGENNSKITIANSDALRREKEAEAARIAVAAEKVQAAKALEEAYKSERDAELARAEREKATQQANIVVPAQIDKEKAIIDAEAEAEKIRRMAKGEADAIFAKMDAQARGTLEVLSKQAEGFNQLVNAAAGDPQKAVLMLIADKLPELVKTQVEAVKGINIDKVTVWDTGNGADGKTATSNFISGMMKSVPPLDDLFKMAGMNLPNYLKGAEKPAEEDKKEENE